One Drosophila santomea strain STO CAGO 1482 chromosome X, Prin_Dsan_1.1, whole genome shotgun sequence DNA segment encodes these proteins:
- the LOC120455153 gene encoding acid phosphatase type 7 isoform X1, protein MQQLQFALLTSLLLLLLLPGIRSTATNQEQEVNIVHYQPEQVHLAFGERTDSEIVVTWSTRSLPPDQEVGAVSVVEYGQPVDGQVRLTQQARGTATRFVDGGHKQATQFIHRVTLRDLEPNATYSYHCGSDFGWSAIFQFRTVPSAAVDWSPSLAIYGDMGNENAQSLARLQQETQRGMYDAIIHVGDFAYDMNTKNARVGDEFMRQIETVAAYLPYMVVPGNHEEKFNFSNYRARFSMPGGTENIFYSFDLGPVHFVGISTEVYYFLNYGLKPLVFQFDWLRADLAKANLPENRSKRPWIILYGHRPMYCSNENDNDCTHSETLTRVGWPFVHMFGLEPLLYEFGVDVAIWAHEHSYERLWPIYDYEVRNGTLKDSPYEDPGAPVHIVTGSAGCKEGREPFKGKIPEWSAFHSQDYGYTRLKAHNRTHIHFEQVSDDKGGAIIDDFWLVKSKHGSYRN, encoded by the exons atgcagcaactgcaaTTTGCTCTGCTGACgtcgctgctcctgctgctgcttcttccgGGGATTAGGAGCACTGCCACcaaccaggagcaggaggtcAACATTGTCCACTATCAGCCGGAGCAAGTGCATCTGGCCTTTGGAG AACGCACCGACAGCGAGATAGTCGTCACTTGGTCCACGCGCAGCCTGCCGCCGGATCAGGAAGTGGGTGCGGTCAGCGTGGTGGAGTACGGTCAACCGGTAGACGGACAGGTCAGGCTCACACAACAGGCCCGGGGAACGGCCACTAGATTCGTGGACGGCGGTCACAAGCAGGCCACGCAGTTCATCCACAGG GTGACGCTTAGGGACCTGGAGCCAAATGCCACGTACTCCTACCATTGCGGTAGCGATTTTGGCTGGTCGGCAATCTTCCAGTTTCGCACAGTGCCCTCCGCCGCCGTTGACTGGTCGCCATCGCTGGCTATCTACGGGGATATGGGCAATGAGAATGCCCAATCCCTGGCCCGATTGCAGCAGGAGACGCAGCGCGGCATGTACGATGCCATCATCCATGTGGGTGACTTCGCCTACGACATGAACACGAAGAATGCGCGCGTGGGGGATGAGTTTATGCGGCAGATCGAAACAGTGGCTGCCTACCTGCCATACATGGTGGTTCCCGGCAATCACGAGGAGAAGTT CAACTTCTCGAACTATCGTGCCCGCTTCAGCATGCCGGGAGGCACGGAGAACATATTCTACAGCTTCGATCTGGGACCCGTGCACTTTGTGGGTATCAGCACGGAGGTCTACTACTTTCTCAACTACGGTCTAAAGCCGCTGGTGTTCCAGTTTGACTGGCTGCGTGCGGATCTGGCCAAGGCCAATCTGCCAGAGAATCGGAGCAAGCGCCCGTGGATCATCCTATACGGCCACCGACCCATGTACTGCAGCAACGAGAACGACAACGACTGCACCCACTCCGAGACTCTCACGCGGGTCGGCTGGCCCTTCGTACACATGTTCGGATTGGAGCCACTGCTGTACGAGTTTGGCGTGGACGTGGCCATCTGGGCGCACGAGCACTCCTACGAGAGACTCTGGCCCATTTACGATTACGAGGTGCGCAATGGAACGCTGAAGGACTCGCCGTACGAAGATCCTGGTGCCCCTGTGCACATCGTCACGGGATCCGCCGGCTGCAAGGAGGGAAGGGAACCGTTCAAGGGCAAAATACCCGAGTGGAGCGCTTTTCACAGCCAGGACTACGGCTACACACGGCTCAAGGCCCACAATCGCACACATATCCACTTCGAGCAGGTGTCGGACGACAAGGGCGGCGCCATCATCGATGACTTTTGGTTGGTGAAATCCAAACACGGAAGCTACCGAAATTGA
- the LOC120455153 gene encoding acid phosphatase type 7 isoform X3, with protein MQQLQFALLTSLLLLLLLPGIRSTATNQEQEVNIVHYQPEQVHLAFGETVLDMVVTWNTRDNTNESICEFGIDGLHQRVKAARMPTKFVDGGAKKATQYIHRVTLSHLKPNNTYLYHCGSELGWSATYWFRTRFDHADWSPSLAIYGDMGVVNAASLPALQRETQNGQYDAIIHVGDFAYDMDWENGEVGDEFMRQVETIAAYLPYMVCVGNHEEKYNFSHYINRFSMPGGSDNMFYSFDLGPVHFIGFSTEVYYFTQFGIKQIVMQYDWLERDLIEANKPENRKKRPWIITYGHRPMYCSNDNGDDCANHETIVRKGLPMLDFFGLEPLFYQYGVDVELWAHEHCYERMWPMYNYTVYNGSLAEPYVNPGAPIHIISGAAGNHEGREPFFKRMPPWSAFHSQDFGYLRLKAHNRSHLYFEQVSDDKKGKVIDSFWVIKDKHGPYQSDLN; from the exons atgcagcaactgcaaTTTGCTCTGCTGACgtcgctgctcctgctgctgcttcttccgGGGATTAGGAGCACTGCCACcaaccaggagcaggaggtcAACATTGTCCACTATCAGCCGGAGCAAGTGCATCTGGCCTTTGGAG AAACCGTGCTCGACATGGTCGTCACCTGGAACACGCGCGACAACACCAACGAATCCATCTGTGAGTTCGGCATCGATGGACTGCATCAGCGAGTGAAGGCGGCACGGATGCCCACGAAATTCGTGGACGGCGGAGCCAAAAAGGCCACCCAGTACATTCATCGT GTGACGTTGTCCCACCTGAAACCGAACAACACCTATCTCTACCACTGCGGCAGTGAGTTGGGCTGGTCCGCCACCTATTGGTTCCGGACGCGCTTCGACCACGCCGACTGGTCGCCCTCGCTGGCCATCTACGGAGACATGGGCGTGGTGAATGCGGCATCCCTGCCAGCGCTGCAGCGTGAAACGCAGAACGGCCAGTACGACGCCATCATCCATGTGGGAGACTTCGCCTACGACATGGACTGGGAGAACGGAGAGGTGGGCGACGAGTTTATGCGCCAGGTGGAGACCATAGCCGCCTACTTGCCCTACATGGTGTGCGTGGGCAACCACGAGGAGAAGTA CAACTTTTCGCACTACATCAATCGCTTCAGCATGCCGGGTGGATCCGATAACATGTTCTACAGCTTCGACCTGGGACCGGTGCACTTCATCGGTTTCAGCACTGAGGTGTACTATTTCACGCAGTTCGGGATCAAGCAGATCGTGATGCAGTACGACTGGCTGGAGCGGGATTTGATTGAGGCGAACAAACCGGAGAACCGAAAGAAGCGCCCCTGGATTATTACCTACGGCCATCGACCCATGTACTGTAGCAATGACAACGGAGACGACTGTGCCAACCATGAGACCATCGTGCGTAAGGGTCTGCCCATGCTGGATTTCTTTGGACTGGAGCCACTCTTCTATCAGTACGGCGTGGATGTGGAATTGTGGGCCCACGAGCACTGCTACGAGCGCATGTGGCCCATGTACAACTACACAGTGTACAACGGATCGCTGGCCGAGCCGTATGTGAATCCCGGTGCACCAATTCACATCATTTCGGGAGCAGCCGGCAACCACGAGGGAAGGGAGCCCTTTTTCAAGCGCATGCCACCGTGGAGTGCGTTCCACAGCCAGGACTTTGGGTATCTGCGACTGAAGGCCCACAATCGCAGCCATCTGTATTTCGAGCAGGTGTCCGATGACAAGAAGGGCAAGGTCATCGATAGCTTCTGGGTGATCAAGGACAAGCATGGACCATACCAGTCTGATCTCAACTAA
- the LOC120455153 gene encoding acid phosphatase type 7 isoform X2: MQQLQFALLTSLLLLLLLPGIRSTATNQEQEVNIVHYQPEQVHLAFGDNLRDIVVTWSTRGSPNASVVQFARNYLNDDPIEAKGTWQRFVDGGKKARTQYIHNVELKDLEPDTQYEYTCGSPLGWSAVFNFKTPPAGENWSPSLAIFGDMGNENAQSMGRLQQDTERGMYDAIIHVGDFAYDMDTSNAAVGDAFMRQIESVAAYVPYMVCPGNHEEKYNFSNYRARFNMPGETDSLWYSFNLGPVHFVSYSSEVYYFLSYGFKLLTKQFEWLERDLAEANLPENRAKRPWIITYGHRPMYCSDDKEYDCNSQLETYIRQGLPMLKWFGLEDLFYKHGVDVEIFAHEHFYTRLWPIYNYKVYNGSAEAPYTNPKAPIQIITGSAGCKEEREPFSNDLPAWNAYHSNDYGYTRLKAHNGTHLHFEQVSDDQDGAIVDSFWVIKDKHGAYPTHQ, from the exons atgcagcaactgcaaTTTGCTCTGCTGACgtcgctgctcctgctgctgcttcttccgGGGATTAGGAGCACTGCCACcaaccaggagcaggaggtcAACATTGTCCACTATCAGCCGGAGCAAGTGCATCTGGCCTTTGGAG ACAACCTGCGTGATATTGTGGTGACATGGTCGACTCGAGGCTCCCCCAACGCCTCGGTGGTTCAATTCGCCCGGAACTATCTAAACGACGACCCGATAGAGGCGAAGGGCACCTGGCAGCGGTTCGTGGATGGTGGTAAGAAGGCGCGCACTCAGTACATTCACAATGTGGAACTGAAGGACCTGGAGCCGGACACACAATACGAGTACACCTGCGGCAGTCCGCTCGGTTGGTCGGCGGTGTTCAACTTCAAGACGCCACCGGCGGGTGAAAACTGGTCGCCCTCCTTGGCCATTTTCGGGGACATGGGCAACGAGAATGCCCAGTCAATGGGTCGACTGCAGCAGGACACGGAGCGCGGCATGTACGATGCCATCATTCATGTGGGCGACTTTGCCTACGACATGGACACCTCGAACGCGGCCGTGGGTGATGCATTCATGCGCCAGATCGAGTCGGTGGCCGCCTATGTGCCCTACATGGTGTGTCCCGGCAATCACGAGGAGAAGTA CAACTTCTCCAACTATCGCGCCCGCTTCAATATGCCCGGTGAAACGGACAGCTTGTGGTACAGCTTCAACTTGGGACCCGTCCACTTTGTCTCCTACTCCTCGGAGGTCTACTACTTCCTCAGCTACGGCTTCAAGTTGCTGACCAAGCAATTCGAGTGGCTGGAACGCGACCTGGCCGAGGCAAATCTGCCCGAGAATCGGGCCAAGCGTCCGTGGATCATCACCTACGGCCACCGGCCGATGTACTGCAGCGATGACAAGGAATACGATTGCAACAGCCAACTGGAGACGTACATCCGCCAGGGTTTGCCCATGCTCAAGTGGTTCGGCCTGGAGGATCTGTTCTACAAGCACGGCGTCGATGTGGAGATCTTCGCGCATGAGCACTTCTACACTCGCCTTTGGCCCATCTACAACTACAAGGTGTACAACGGGAGTGCCGAGGCGCCGTACACGAATCCCAAGGCGCCCATCCAGATCATAACTGGTTCCGCCGGCTGCAAGGAGGAGCGCGAGCCCTTCTCCAACGATTTGCCCGCCTGGAACGCCTACCACAGCAAT GATTATGGATACACCCGCCTGAAGGCGCACAATGGCACCCATCTACACTTCGAGCAGGTGTCCGATGACCAGGACGGCGCCATCGTCGACTCCTTCTGGGTGATCAAGGACAAGCATGGCGCATATCCAACTCACCAATGA
- the LOC120455154 gene encoding glycine-rich cell wall structural protein 2 isoform X2, producing MKCFVILIATSLVLSAWAQDAAESELEQVASASAPEAVAVEDQVSAASSYAPLQDKKQEKRYVGGYGGYGAGYGAGYGGYGAGYGAGYGAGYGGYGSGLAAGYGGAYGSGVGVGVDSYYNPYSSRALGGLDGAAVAGYGGYGSALGGYGSALGGYGSALGGGYGSGLGGYGGSYNSNPYALSYYNSRLGAGAGTGYPYYNTRFGAGGYPSSYYTSNYGNSVVGGGLGALGGVPPIGSGYNYGSGISGTVY from the exons ATGAAGTGCTTT GTTATCCTGATAGCGACCAGTTTGGTGCTGAGTGCCTGGGCTCAGGACGCGGCGGAGTCGGAGCTGGAGCAGgtggcatcggcatcggcacCGGAGGCAGTGGCCGTGGAGGATCAGGTGAGCGCCGCCAGCAGCTATGCGCCGCTGCAGGATAAGAAGCAGGAGAAGCGCTATGTTGGTGGATACGGTGGCTATGGAGCGGGATATGGCGCCGGATACGGCGGCTATGGCGCAGGATATGGCGCAGGATATGGCGCAGGATACGGCGGCTACGGCTCTGGCCTGGCAGCCGGCTACGGAGGAGCGTACGGCAgtggcgttggcgttggcgtcGACAGCTACTACAATCCGTACAGCTCCCGAGCTCTGGGTGGATTAG ATGGTGCTGCAGTGGCCGGATACGGTGGCTATGGATCCGCTCTGGGTGGCTATGGATCCGCTTTGGGCGGCTATGGCTCAGCCCTGGGTGGTGGCTATGGATCGGGACTGGGCGGATACGGTGGCTCCTACAACTCGAATCCCTATGCCCTGTCCTACTACAACAGCAGGCTGGGCGCTGGCGCAGGCACGGGTTATCCGTACTACAACACCCGGTTCGGTGCCGGTGGCTATCCATCCAGTTACTACACGAGCAACTACGGCAACAGCGTGGTGGGCGGCGGCTTGGGCGCCCTGGGCGGAGTGCCGCCCATCGGATCGGGCTACAATTACGGTTCCGGAATCTCGGGAACCGTCTACTAG
- the LOC120455154 gene encoding keratin-associated protein 6-2 isoform X1 has translation MKCFVILIATSLVLSAWAQDAAESELEQVASASAPEAVAVEDQVSAASSYAPLQDKKQEKRYVGGYGGYGAGYGAGYGGYGAGYGAGYGAGYGGYGSGLAAGYGGAYGSGVGVGVDSYYNPYSSRALGGLGEDGAAVAGYGGYGSALGGYGSALGGYGSALGGGYGSGLGGYGGSYNSNPYALSYYNSRLGAGAGTGYPYYNTRFGAGGYPSSYYTSNYGNSVVGGGLGALGGVPPIGSGYNYGSGISGTVY, from the exons ATGAAGTGCTTT GTTATCCTGATAGCGACCAGTTTGGTGCTGAGTGCCTGGGCTCAGGACGCGGCGGAGTCGGAGCTGGAGCAGgtggcatcggcatcggcacCGGAGGCAGTGGCCGTGGAGGATCAGGTGAGCGCCGCCAGCAGCTATGCGCCGCTGCAGGATAAGAAGCAGGAGAAGCGCTATGTTGGTGGATACGGTGGCTATGGAGCGGGATATGGCGCCGGATACGGCGGCTATGGCGCAGGATATGGCGCAGGATATGGCGCAGGATACGGCGGCTACGGCTCTGGCCTGGCAGCCGGCTACGGAGGAGCGTACGGCAgtggcgttggcgttggcgtcGACAGCTACTACAATCCGTACAGCTCCCGAGCTCTGGGTGGATTAGGTGAGG ATGGTGCTGCAGTGGCCGGATACGGTGGCTATGGATCCGCTCTGGGTGGCTATGGATCCGCTTTGGGCGGCTATGGCTCAGCCCTGGGTGGTGGCTATGGATCGGGACTGGGCGGATACGGTGGCTCCTACAACTCGAATCCCTATGCCCTGTCCTACTACAACAGCAGGCTGGGCGCTGGCGCAGGCACGGGTTATCCGTACTACAACACCCGGTTCGGTGCCGGTGGCTATCCATCCAGTTACTACACGAGCAACTACGGCAACAGCGTGGTGGGCGGCGGCTTGGGCGCCCTGGGCGGAGTGCCGCCCATCGGATCGGGCTACAATTACGGTTCCGGAATCTCGGGAACCGTCTACTAG
- the LOC120455853 gene encoding TIP41-like protein codes for MSSECFVPRLPVDSESIQFHDWAISYEKSHILKSSCKLGTDECCPKDSAELCDLCTYQHSLQLPHLPDMVFHKNRLVLKHKDGAILEFRPMEALALVDNGKQPLEVACAQEWRETRNEQTMEEKFKPFDWTFTSTYQGTMNEKVRSESTDQTLNKFKLMQRENIIFYHDLTLFEDELHDHGISVMSVRIRVMPSGFFILLRHFLRVDDVLIRMHDTRFHHEIENDFILKEYIHREAPCTELQSSVAFWTNPDEMQNFVPVKTKQMHKLFFK; via the exons ATGTCGAGCGAG TGCTTTGTGCCCCGGCTGCCGGTGGACAGCGAGTCCATCCAATTCCACGACTGGGCCATCAGCTACGAGAAGTCGCACATCCTGAAGAGCAGCTGCAAGCTGGGCACCGACGAGTGCTGCCCCAAGGACTCCGCCGAGCTTTGCGACCTCTGCACCTACCAGCATTCCCTGCAGCTGCCCCACCTGCCCGACATGGTGTTCCACAAGAACCGGCTGGTGCTGAAGCACAAGGACGGCGCCATTTTGGAGTTCCGTCCCATGGAGGCGCTGGCGCTGGTGGACAATGGAAAGCAGCCGCTGGAGGTCGCATGTGCCCAGGAGTGGCGGGAAACCCG CAACGAGCAGACGATGGAGGAAAAGTTCAAGCCCTTCGACTGGACTTTTACCTCCACCTACCAGGGTACCATGAACGAAAAGGTGCGGTCGGAGAGCACGGATCAGACCCTGAACAAGTTCAAGCTGATGCAGCGCGAGAACATCATCTTCTACCACGACTTAACCCTGTTCGAGGACGAGCTGCACGACCACGGCATCTCTGTGATGAGCGTGCGCATC CGCGTGATGCCCTCTGGTTTCTTCATCCTTCTGCGCCACTTTCTGCGCGTGGACGACGTGCTGATACGGATGCACGACACCCGCTTCCACCACGAGATAGAGAACGACTTTATCCTAAAAGAGTATATCCATCGGGAGGCGCCCTGCACGGAGCTTCAGAGCTCGGTGGCCTTCTGGACCAACCCGGATGAAATGCAAAACTTTGTGCCCGTGAAGACCAAGCAGATGCACAAGCTCTTCTTTAAGTAG
- the LOC120455851 gene encoding xaa-Pro aminopeptidase 3, with the protein MNVLRRLDRLIAPTARRSAAISTSLWPHRWMTQSTTSSTGSSSTNSTVTAAEVRGVAQILRQQKGNLGQPTSVSHPHLIQPDELVPGVELTEMKDRRTQLMQNIRAYARTFGAEFNGHSSPCHMLVLGAASKKYMSGKIPYVFRQNSDFYYLTGCLEPDAVLLLTIDEAQNVQSELFMRPKDPHAELWDGPRTGPELAVPLFGVTEAHSLSQLEAVLAKRAGALKPHIWFDQKSSDLPSLAQNMLRLSGDQQRPLLPAYTFLEAMRLLKSRAEMQLMRRTCDIASRSFNEVMAESQPGQSEHHLFAAIDYKCRMRNASYLAYPPVVAAGQNATVIHYVANSQLLGPQDLVLMDAGCEYGGYTSDITRTWPASGHFTEPQRTLYDMLHQLQGEIIGTVMKPGGETLDQLFETTCYKLGKYLQEIGLVGKSVSDYKELASQGYRFCPHHVSHYLGMDVHDTPHVPRNTRIVPGMVFTVEPGIYIGQDCGDVPPEFRGIGIRIEDDLLINEHGHVEVLTEACVKDPRALQELCQQQQQNHGASSAEAL; encoded by the exons ATGAATGTCCTAAGGCGCCTGGACCGCCTGATCGCCCCCACTGCCCGCCGCAGCGCTGCCATTTCCACGAGCCTGTGGCCACACCGCTGGATGACCCAATCCACGACGAGCTCCACAGGAAGTTCCAGCACCAACTCTACAGTGACCGCGGCCGAGGTGCGCGGCGTGGCTCAGATCCTGCGCCAGCAAAAGGGCAACCTGGGACAGCCAACCAGCGTCTCGCATCCACACCTTATCCAGCCGGACGAGCTGGTTCCGGGCGTGGAACTGACCGAGATGAAGGATCGCCGTACGCAGCTGATGCAAAACATCCGTGCCTATGCGCGCACCTTCGGCGCCGAGTTCAATGGGCACTCGAGTCCCTGCCACATG CTCGTTCTGGGCGCCGCCTCCAAGAAGTATATGAGCGGCAAGATCCCATACGTGTTCCGCCAGAACTCTGACTTCTACTACCTCACTGGCTGCCTAGAGCCGGACGCCGTGCTCCTGCTGACCATCGACGAGGCCCAAAACGTGCAGTCCGAGCTCTTCATGCGTCCCAAGGACCCGCATGCCGAGCTCTGGGATGGTCCGCGCACTGGGCCCGAGCTGGCGGTGCCGCTCTTCGGAGTCACTGAGGCCCATTCGCTGTCCCAGCTGGAAGCGGTGCTGGCCAAGCGGGCAGGCGCCCTTAAACCACATATCTGGTTCGACCAGAAGAGCTCCGATCTGCCGTCACTGGCGCAAAACATGCTGCGTTTGAGCGGCGATCAGCAGCGTCCGCTGCTCCCGGCCTACACTTTCTTGGAAGCCATGCGCCTGCTCAAGTCCCGCGCCGAGATGCAGCTGATGCGCCGCACCTGCGACATAGCCTCACGCTCGTTCAACGAGGTGATGGCCGAGTCGCAACCTGGTCAGTCGGAGCACCATCTGTTCGCGGCCATTGACTACAAGTGCCGCATGCGCAACGCCAGCTACCTGGCCTATCCGCCAGTGGTTGCTGCCGGTCAGAACGCCACGGTGATCCACTACGTGGCCAACAGCCAGCTGTTGGGGCCGCAGGATCTGGTGCTGATGGACGCCGGCTGCGAGTATGGCGGCTACACCAGCGACATCACTCGCACCTGGCCGGCGAGTGGACATTTTACGGAGCCGCAGCGCACACTGTATGACATGCTGCATCAGCTGCAGGGGGAGATTATTGGCACCGTGATGAAGCCAGGCGGCGAGACGCTCGACCAGCTGTTCGAGACCACCTGCTACAAGCTGGGCAAGTACCTGCAGGAGATCGGGCTGGTGGGCAAGTCAGTAAGTGACTACAAGGAACTGGCCAGCCAGGGGTACCGCTTCTGTCCGCACCACGTCTCCCACTACCTGGGCATGGACGTACACGACACACCGCATGTGCCACGCAACACGCGCATCGTTCCCGGCATGGTCTTCACCGTTGAGCCGGGCATCTACATTGGTCAGGATTGCGGCGACGTGCCGCCCGAGTTCCGAGGCATCGGCATCCGCATCGAGGACGATCTGCTCATCAACGAGCACGGCCACGTGGAGGTTCTAACGGAGGCGTGCGTCAAGGATCCGCGCGCCCTGCAGGAGCTgtgccaacagcaacagcagaacCACGGCGCCTCCTCCGCGGAGGCGTTGTAA
- the LOC120455852 gene encoding delta(3,5)-Delta(2,4)-dienoyl-CoA isomerase, mitochondrial, which produces MSLSRLNTLIKLAPKSTAVRTLQMQPQRNHSALPESGPTGHFKTLAVSSPKPFVFHVELHRPSKFNAISKQMWLEIKECFDGLATNPDCRAIVLSAAGKHFTAGIDLNDMMNLGQTLAETDDYARKGVIMERMIKMYQDSISSLEHCPKPVITAVHKACIGAGVDLITAADIRYCTEDAFFQVKEVDIGMAADVGTLQRLPKAVGSQSLARELCYTGRKFEAAEAHSAGLVSRLFPDKESLLTGALAVAELIASKSPVAVKTTKESLVYSLEHTNQEGLDHIRLLNKLNLLSEDFAQAVAAQLTKDDKPVFAKL; this is translated from the exons ATGTCGCTCTCCCGCCTGAACACTCTGATCAAACTGGCGCCCAAGTCCACGG CCGTCAGAACCCTCCAGATGCAGCCCCAGAGAAACCACTCCGCCCTACCGGAATCCGGACCCACCGGTCATTTCAAGACCCTGGCCGTCAGTTCGCCCAAGCCGTTCGTCTTCCATGTGGAGCTCCATCGGCCCAGCAAGTTCAACGCCATCAGCAAGCAGATGTGGCT GGAGATCAAGGAGTGCTTCGACGGACTGGCCACTAATCCCGACTGCCGGGCTATTGTTCTGTCCGCCGCCGGAAAACACTTCACCGCCGGCATCGACCTCAACGACATGATGAACCTGGGCCAAACGCTGGCCGAGACCGATGACTACGCCCGCAAGGGAGTCATCATGGAGCGCATGATCAAGATGTATCAGGACTCGATCAGCAGCCTGGAGCACTGCCCCAAGCCGGTCATCACGGCCGTGCACAAGGCGTGCATCGGCGCCGGCGTGGACCTGATTACCGCCGCCGACATTCGCTACTGCACCGAGGACGCCTTCTTCCAGGTCAAGGAGGTGGACATCGGCATGGCCGCCGACGTGGGCACCCTGCAGCGTCTGCCCAAGGCAGTGGGCAGTCAGTCCCTCGCCCGGGAGCTGTGCTACACTGGGCGCAAGTTCGAGGCCGCCGAGGCCCACTCCGCGGGCCTAGTGAGTCGCCTCTTCCCAGACAAGGAGTCCCTGCTGACTGGTGCCCTTGCCGTGGCCGAGCTCATCGCCAGCAAGAGTCCCGTCGCCGTCAAGACAACCAAGGAGAGTCTTGTCTACTCTCTGGAGCACACCAATCAAGAGGGATTGGATCACATT CGCCTGCTGAACAAGCTCAACCTGCTGTCGGAGGACTTCGCCCAGGCTGTGGCCGCCCAGTTGACGAAGGACGATAAGCCCGTATTCGCTAAGCTGTGA
- the LOC120456520 gene encoding PHD finger protein 7, with protein MVQNCVLCRSSERDELIFGTVHVQDNIMVHRNCLYLSSNLVQRGSKRLGILNFLKQDIEAEAKRCRTLVCYYCRRPGANIGCCKSSCRRTFHTKCGVDNLAQNQFSDTYKSYCHQHVLMHRRRPALMKEEECVICAEALIGEGERFSVVTCLFAPCCRNGWFHRKCLQRYANSAGYFFKCPLCNNLEVFRKVAMMGISVLNQDATWETEPNAFADQFRRDVICTAARCVVVSGRDDGCAMLLYCNNCGANPSHFLCTVQNSQSYVCHICAAVLPNPVPYVESDSDDSDSIDETDFQAAVADLAANEQGDLIHLKLSVSLWDDSNSSDDDDDSVFKRAVDNKVVGTNSDDKPSTSAAARALSARTRSSLAAAGSSPGSRATVAPTRGTRTTLESPRGSQATTQISRASRTSVAMPPRATTTTAGSSSTPTLDNQENTEPSTSNVSRSMRPRRTMPARIALNKESDSEESDDEPEAKRRRLLPTATVPSTNRRLLRSISPEPSTPARRILRRRTLSNLHPTYTNMDLSCVANRTRNRLPTHLATRKD; from the exons ATGGTGCAGAATTGCGTGCTGTGCCGCTCCAGCGAGCGGGACGAGTTGATCTTCGGCACCGTGCACGTGCAGGACAACATAATGGTGCACCGCAACTGCTTG TACCTAAGCTCGAATCTCGTACAGCGCGGCAGCAAGCGCTTGGGCATACTGAACTTCCTCAAGCAGGACATCGAAGCGGAGGCCAAGCGCTGCCGCACACTAGTGTGCTACTACTGCCGCCGCCCGGGGGCCAACATTGGGTGCTGCAAGTCGAGCTGCCGCCGCACCTTTCACACCAAATGCGGCGTCGACAATCTGGCCCAGAACCAGTTCAGCGACACGTACAAGTCGTACTGCCATCAGCATGTGCTGATGCATCGCCGTCGTCCGGCGCTCATGAAGGAGGAGGAATGTGTCATATGCGCGGAAGCCCTGATCGGCGAGGGCGAGCGCTTCAGCGTGGTCACCTGTCTCTTCGCGCCGTGCTGCCGCAATGGATGGTTTCACCGTAAGTGCCTGCAACGCTACGCTAACTCGGCGGGCTACTTCTTCAAATGCCCCCTGTGCAACAACTTGGAGGTGTTCCGCAAGGTGGCTATGATGGGCATTTCGGTGCTGAACCA AGACGCCACCTGGGAGACGGAGCCGAATGCCTTTGCAGATCAGTTTCGTCGCGATGTCATTTGCACGGCCGCGAGGTGCGTTGTGGTGTCTGGTCGTGACGACGGCTGCGCCATGCTGCTGTACTGCAACAATTGCGGCGCCAATCCGTCGCATTTCCTTTGCACGGTCCAGAATTCCCAATCCTACGTGTGCCATATTTGCGCAGCTGTCCTGCCAAACCCAGTTCCCTATGTCGAGTCGGACTCGGATGACAGCGACTCAATAGACGAAACCGACTTTCAGGCAGCCGTCGCAGATTTAGCAGCGAACGAACAGGGTGATCTTATACACCTTAAGCTCTCCGTCTCCCTTTGGGATGATAGCAACTCCTccgacgatgacgacgattCCGTCTTTAAGCGCGCGGTCGACAATAAGGTGGTGGGGACCAACTCCGATGACAAACCATCAACTTCTGCGGCGGCACGCGCTTTATCCGCCCGCACCCGTTCTTCGCTAGCAGCAGCCGGATCATCGCCCGGTTCCCGCGCAACTGTTGCGCCAACTCGTGGAACCCGCACAACACTTGAATCACCGCGTGGATCGCAAGCAACCACTCAAATCTCACGCGCATCACGCACCTCGGTCGCAATGCCGCCTCGCGCTACTACTACAACTGCTGGATCCTCATCCACACCGACACTCGACAACCAGGAAAACACTGAGCCGTCCACATCGAACGTGAGTCGTTCCATGCGCCCTAGACGCACAATGCCGGCCAGAATCGCACTGAACAAGGAGTCGGATAGCGAGGAGAGCGATGACGAGCCTGAGGCGAAGAGGCGCCGCCTTTTGCCCACCGCTACTGTGCCGTCGACGAACAGACGTCTATTGCGCTCCATCTCGCCGGAGCCGAGCACTCCAGCTCGACGCATCTTGCGTCGCCGCACTTTGAGCAACTTGCACCCCACATACACCAACATGGATTTATCCTGTGTGGCCAACAGGACCCGCAACCGCTTGCCCACCCACTTGGCCACCCGCAAGGATTAG